From a region of the Citricoccus muralis genome:
- the menD gene encoding 2-succinyl-5-enolpyruvyl-6-hydroxy-3-cyclohexene-1-carboxylate synthase: MERIPDDQPTLNPALDALQVARTVTAALVDGGLREAVIAPGSRSAPLVYALAEAERGGRIRLHVRVDERSAAFTALGLALASGRPVGVVTTSGTAVGNLLPALMEADHAGIQLVALTADRPEELQGTGANQTTCQDGIFPLHVRFEQTLSGDTVPEVDPDEIPDWLAAEAAEVSGADAHPRTTALRRHREHLASVVSRALLAAGGFDTEDVEGFAGVPGVAVRESAPGPIHLNLRFREPLVPAEDDAGPEAWDGDVADQPTSKTTSKATSMLPGPVRVNPMDLTEQLDLDVSELHESRTVVVAGHGSGPLPAAFANALGLPLLAEPSSNARFGHNAVGAYPWLLGSAGGLGEDSHPLAARIEQVILFGRPTLTRQISALLARADLATAFHQPEPVAWFEPGARRERPVEDLEELAVVAGRGPAGWLTDWQQAGVRAQAALDDALATRHDEIGRPGALRTSQLVASTVRGPLVLGSSSVIRDVDLSWRPPTVPQSIVYSNRGLAGIDGTVSTASGVALGTGQRTVLLCGDLTLLHDVGGLLIGPGEPEPDLDIVVVNDAGGAIFAGLEHGLVAQREHMAEVVERFFGTPQDVEVRALCAAYGLEWIPVDSEDDLLSTLGGSPGPGRRVLELRSDRSARPRVRRQVEAAVRATFR; this comes from the coding sequence ATGGAGCGAATCCCGGATGACCAGCCCACCCTGAATCCGGCCCTGGACGCCCTGCAGGTGGCCCGGACCGTAACCGCAGCGTTGGTCGACGGCGGCCTGCGTGAGGCCGTGATCGCCCCCGGTTCCCGTTCCGCGCCCCTGGTCTACGCCCTCGCCGAAGCCGAACGGGGCGGCCGGATCCGGCTCCACGTGCGCGTCGATGAACGCTCGGCGGCCTTCACCGCGCTGGGACTGGCCCTGGCCTCGGGGCGGCCGGTCGGCGTGGTGACCACGTCTGGGACGGCCGTGGGCAATCTGTTGCCGGCCCTCATGGAAGCCGATCACGCCGGGATCCAGCTGGTGGCGCTGACCGCTGACCGCCCGGAGGAGCTGCAGGGCACCGGCGCCAACCAGACCACCTGCCAGGACGGGATCTTCCCGTTGCACGTGCGCTTCGAGCAGACCCTGAGCGGGGACACCGTCCCGGAGGTGGATCCGGACGAGATCCCAGACTGGCTGGCCGCGGAGGCCGCCGAGGTCTCCGGGGCGGACGCCCATCCCCGCACCACCGCCCTGCGCCGGCACCGGGAGCACCTGGCCTCCGTGGTCTCCCGGGCGCTGCTTGCGGCCGGTGGCTTCGACACCGAGGACGTGGAGGGATTCGCCGGGGTGCCGGGGGTCGCCGTGCGCGAGTCCGCACCCGGCCCGATCCACCTGAACCTGCGGTTTCGGGAGCCGTTGGTCCCGGCCGAGGACGACGCCGGCCCGGAGGCGTGGGACGGCGACGTGGCCGACCAGCCCACCAGCAAGACCACCAGCAAGGCCACCAGCATGCTGCCCGGCCCCGTCCGGGTGAACCCCATGGACCTGACCGAGCAGCTGGACCTGGACGTCTCCGAGCTGCACGAGTCCCGCACCGTGGTGGTGGCCGGCCACGGCTCCGGACCCCTGCCTGCCGCCTTCGCGAACGCCCTCGGCCTGCCCCTGCTCGCCGAGCCGAGCTCGAACGCCCGCTTCGGCCACAACGCCGTGGGCGCCTACCCGTGGCTCCTCGGGTCCGCCGGCGGGCTGGGGGAGGACTCCCATCCGCTGGCCGCCCGGATCGAGCAGGTCATCCTCTTCGGCCGGCCGACCCTGACCCGGCAGATCTCCGCACTGCTGGCCCGGGCTGACCTGGCCACAGCGTTCCACCAGCCCGAGCCGGTGGCCTGGTTCGAACCCGGTGCCCGCCGCGAACGTCCGGTGGAGGATCTGGAGGAGCTGGCCGTCGTCGCCGGCCGTGGCCCCGCCGGCTGGCTGACGGACTGGCAACAGGCCGGGGTGCGGGCCCAGGCCGCCCTGGACGACGCGCTGGCCACCCGGCACGACGAGATCGGCCGGCCCGGCGCCCTGCGCACCAGTCAACTCGTGGCCAGCACCGTCCGGGGCCCCCTCGTGCTGGGCTCGTCCTCGGTGATCCGGGACGTGGACCTGTCCTGGCGTCCGCCCACGGTGCCGCAATCCATCGTCTATTCCAACCGTGGACTCGCCGGCATCGACGGCACGGTCTCCACGGCCTCCGGCGTCGCGCTGGGCACCGGCCAGCGCACCGTGCTGCTGTGCGGGGACCTGACGCTGCTGCATGATGTGGGAGGCCTGCTGATCGGGCCGGGGGAGCCAGAGCCGGACCTGGACATCGTGGTGGTCAACGACGCCGGTGGGGCGATCTTCGCCGGCCTCGAACACGGCCTGGTGGCCCAGCGCGAGCACATGGCCGAGGTGGTGGAGCGCTTCTTCGGTACCCCGCAGGATGTGGAGGTGCGCGCCCTGTGTGCCGCCTACGGGCTGGAGTGGATCCCGGTGGACAGCGAGGACGACCTGTTGTCCACCCTCGGTGGCAGCCCGGGCCCCGGCCGCCGGGTGCTCGAGCTGCGTTCGGACCGTTCCGCCCGGCCCCGCGTCCGCCGCCAGGTGGAGGCCGCGGTCCGTGCGACGTTCCGGTAA
- a CDS encoding o-succinylbenzoate synthase: protein MSPLLDGTRLPELDELLEGAVVVAQPMHTRFRGVTVREAMLLHGPAGWAEFSPFAEYGPEESSRWLAAAIEAGWQGWPAPVRDSVPVNATVPAVAAADVGRVLDSFGEVPAVKVKVAEAGRTGPEGVTEDVARVAEVRRLRPGAALRIDANQGWDHATALAALQRLAEHGLEYAEQPVAGIAGLARLREALHAAGTPVRIAADESVRKETDPLAVARAGAADLVVVKVQPLGGVRRALGIVGAAGLDAVVSSALDTSVGIAAGVALAASLPALPYACGLGTVALFTEDVAIRPWIPDGGRLASSSSGASRARPVPDPAALARLRADEDRQQWWRQRLMQAHGVLSAT, encoded by the coding sequence ATCTCGCCCCTGCTGGACGGCACGCGGCTGCCGGAGCTGGACGAGCTCCTGGAGGGCGCCGTCGTCGTGGCCCAGCCGATGCACACCCGGTTCCGCGGCGTCACCGTGCGCGAGGCCATGCTGCTGCACGGACCGGCCGGCTGGGCCGAGTTCTCCCCGTTCGCGGAGTACGGTCCGGAGGAGTCCTCGCGTTGGCTGGCCGCCGCGATCGAGGCGGGCTGGCAGGGTTGGCCGGCGCCGGTGCGGGACTCTGTCCCCGTGAACGCGACGGTGCCCGCCGTGGCCGCGGCCGACGTCGGGCGAGTGCTGGACTCCTTCGGTGAGGTGCCCGCCGTCAAAGTGAAGGTGGCCGAGGCCGGCCGCACCGGGCCCGAAGGGGTGACCGAGGACGTGGCCCGCGTGGCCGAGGTCCGCCGGCTGCGTCCGGGCGCGGCGCTCCGGATCGACGCCAACCAGGGCTGGGACCACGCCACGGCGCTCGCCGCCCTGCAGCGGCTCGCCGAGCACGGGCTCGAGTACGCCGAGCAACCCGTGGCCGGGATCGCGGGGCTGGCCCGGCTGCGAGAAGCGCTCCACGCCGCGGGAACACCGGTGCGGATCGCCGCCGATGAATCCGTCCGCAAGGAGACCGATCCACTCGCCGTGGCCCGGGCCGGCGCGGCGGATCTCGTGGTGGTCAAGGTCCAGCCCCTCGGCGGGGTGCGGCGCGCCCTGGGCATCGTCGGGGCGGCCGGCCTGGACGCCGTGGTGTCCTCCGCCCTGGACACCTCCGTGGGGATCGCCGCCGGGGTGGCGCTCGCCGCGAGCCTGCCGGCGCTGCCCTATGCCTGCGGGCTGGGCACCGTGGCGCTGTTCACCGAGGACGTGGCCATCCGGCCGTGGATTCCCGACGGCGGCCGTCTTGCGTCAAGTTCGTCCGGTGCGTCGCGCGCCCGTCCCGTCCCCGACCCGGCGGCCCTGGCGCGACTGCGTGCGGATGAGGACCGGCAGCAGTGGTGGCGTCAGCGCCTGATGCAGGCCCACGGGGTGCTGTCCGCGACCTGA
- a CDS encoding phosphatase PAP2 family protein: MSPAVSAPAGAGTGPGRRVRAASATGSTGATRATVLLRPARSTWAWVLAAAVTAALLLLVFRVLVTTQTGQLAEFMALEAATHRLEGLRGSTLTVLNRLPEIVGVAGVGVFLVLTVYRRRWFASLVAAMAFGAANLTTQLLKNWVLVRPDLDNGVPYYTGNSLPSGHTTFAAAAVVAVFLMVAPRWRPLTAAVGAVFATAVGAGTFIETWHRPADMVAAYLVAAFWGLVAGYVILRTGPDWNIRGTRTARHPHPGGHPLWDVALWVTGGAMLLGAWWGFESAGGTAALTAEPDWYSGWHFLYGVLFATGPGLLVFAALSGFFRWQSGRRRLAAPRD, translated from the coding sequence ATGTCCCCTGCTGTCTCCGCCCCCGCGGGCGCCGGCACCGGCCCTGGCCGGCGCGTCCGTGCCGCCAGTGCCACCGGTTCCACCGGTGCCACCCGTGCCACTGTGCTGCTTCGGCCGGCACGCAGCACGTGGGCCTGGGTGCTGGCCGCAGCGGTGACCGCAGCCCTGCTGCTGTTGGTGTTCCGCGTCCTCGTGACCACGCAGACCGGCCAACTGGCCGAGTTCATGGCCCTGGAAGCGGCCACACACCGGCTCGAGGGACTGCGGGGGTCCACCCTCACCGTGCTCAACCGGCTGCCGGAGATCGTGGGGGTGGCCGGCGTCGGGGTGTTCCTGGTGTTGACGGTCTACCGGCGGCGCTGGTTCGCGTCCCTGGTGGCGGCGATGGCATTCGGGGCGGCGAACCTGACCACGCAGCTACTGAAGAACTGGGTGCTGGTGCGCCCGGACCTGGACAACGGGGTGCCGTACTACACCGGCAATTCCCTGCCGTCCGGTCACACGACGTTCGCCGCGGCCGCCGTGGTGGCGGTGTTCCTCATGGTCGCTCCGCGGTGGCGTCCGTTGACCGCCGCCGTGGGGGCCGTGTTCGCCACCGCGGTGGGGGCGGGGACCTTCATCGAGACGTGGCACCGCCCCGCGGACATGGTGGCGGCGTACCTGGTGGCCGCGTTCTGGGGGCTGGTGGCCGGCTACGTGATCCTGCGGACCGGGCCCGACTGGAACATCCGCGGCACCCGGACCGCCCGCCATCCGCATCCTGGCGGCCACCCCCTCTGGGACGTGGCCCTCTGGGTCACCGGTGGCGCGATGCTGCTGGGTGCCTGGTGGGGCTTCGAGTCGGCCGGGGGAACCGCAGCCCTGACCGCCGAACCGGACTGGTATTCCGGCTGGCACTTCCTCTACGGCGTGCTGTTCGCCACCGGTCCGGGGCTGCTGGTCTTCGCGGCTCTCTCCGGCTTCTTCCGCTGGCAGTCCGGGCGGCGCCGGCTGGCAGCACCACGCGACTAA
- a CDS encoding ABC transporter substrate-binding protein, with protein MILKKKVLSAVAMGAVAAMALSGCGRSDGGGSDGGGDGGGTAASPGITDETITLGVTTPLSGGTAGPGTCTVAGLAAYMGAANEAGGIEFGDGKTRTVEIEAFDDTYDPQKALSNFQQNQGNVFAFTSGLGTPTNRAYREAAIDSEVPQVLVQTGDPIFSDQTESPWQLGFVPIYQNEGEAFGELLAGSDEDLTVAILSQNDDYGEGYVEGFKEAISGSDNIEIVSELTYEATDTSVDAQLTELAGTDADVFFNAMSITPLVISSIEKSRELGWSPSWFLPSNTSSPVAILEPAAAEAEDGFYSVSFAKAPQSPVFAEDEDVVAFLENLEQYAADYTTTPDFPHCMWSYMVGATLEEAFKNMTEPTRENFMEALRSIEDLQAPLMLEGTSVNTTEDGQPAVSTVVVQKYNGQGYETAESFD; from the coding sequence ATGATCCTGAAGAAGAAGGTCCTCAGTGCCGTTGCCATGGGCGCCGTCGCCGCTATGGCCCTGTCCGGATGCGGCCGTTCTGACGGCGGCGGATCGGACGGCGGTGGAGACGGCGGGGGCACGGCAGCCAGCCCCGGCATCACGGACGAGACCATCACCCTGGGCGTCACCACACCGCTCAGTGGTGGCACGGCCGGCCCGGGCACCTGCACGGTGGCCGGCCTGGCCGCGTACATGGGCGCGGCCAATGAGGCCGGCGGCATCGAGTTCGGGGACGGCAAGACCCGCACGGTGGAGATCGAGGCGTTCGACGACACCTACGATCCGCAGAAGGCCTTGTCCAACTTCCAGCAGAACCAGGGCAACGTCTTCGCCTTCACCTCCGGCCTCGGTACGCCCACCAACCGGGCCTACCGGGAGGCCGCCATCGATTCCGAGGTCCCACAGGTGCTCGTCCAGACCGGTGACCCGATCTTCAGCGACCAGACCGAGAGCCCCTGGCAGCTGGGCTTCGTGCCGATCTACCAGAACGAGGGTGAGGCGTTCGGTGAACTGCTGGCCGGTTCCGACGAGGACCTGACCGTCGCCATCCTGTCCCAGAACGACGACTACGGTGAAGGCTACGTCGAGGGCTTCAAGGAGGCCATCTCCGGTTCTGACAACATCGAGATCGTCTCGGAACTGACCTACGAAGCCACGGACACCTCGGTCGACGCCCAGCTCACCGAACTCGCCGGGACGGACGCGGACGTGTTCTTCAACGCCATGTCCATCACCCCGCTGGTCATCTCCTCGATCGAGAAGAGCCGCGAGCTGGGCTGGTCCCCGAGCTGGTTCCTGCCGTCCAACACCTCCAGCCCGGTCGCCATCCTCGAGCCGGCCGCCGCTGAAGCCGAGGACGGCTTCTACTCGGTGTCCTTCGCCAAAGCGCCGCAGAGCCCGGTCTTCGCCGAGGACGAGGACGTGGTGGCCTTCCTGGAGAACCTCGAGCAGTACGCCGCCGATTACACGACCACGCCGGACTTCCCGCACTGCATGTGGAGCTACATGGTCGGTGCCACCCTGGAGGAGGCCTTCAAGAACATGACCGAGCCGACCCGGGAGAACTTCATGGAGGCCCTGCGCAGCATCGAGGACCTGCAGGCTCCGCTGATGCTCGAGGGCACCTCGGTCAACACCACCGAGGACGGCCAGCCGGCCGTGTCCACCGTGGTGGTCCAGAAGTACAACGGGCAGGGCTACGAGACCGCGGAGTCCTTCGACTAG
- a CDS encoding branched-chain amino acid ABC transporter permease, producing MMGTLIQLVVDGLAMGSVYGAIALAIVLVNQSTGMINFAQGGMAVLSAYLAFTFLGLGLPLIVAILLSVAASFLIGALIERFLMRRFMGGAEDTQVVVTVGLLTLLTGICGWLWSYNNLQFPSLFPSSAFTFLGAAISWRSFGTFLVIAGIMVLLQLLFRQTKLGLALRAVADNRQSASFAGLPVGRLLMVGWGLAAALGAVAGALVAPRLSLTPGMLDTTLVYALAAVILGGITSPVGVVVAAWLIGVLENLAAVYVPIIGHDLKIAVPFILLFVVLLLRPQGLFGRKTVVRV from the coding sequence ATGATGGGAACCTTGATCCAATTGGTGGTCGACGGCCTGGCCATGGGCTCCGTCTACGGGGCGATCGCGCTGGCGATCGTCCTGGTCAACCAGTCCACCGGCATGATCAACTTCGCCCAGGGCGGCATGGCCGTGCTCTCGGCCTACCTCGCCTTCACCTTCCTCGGACTGGGGTTGCCCCTGATCGTGGCGATCCTGCTCTCCGTGGCGGCCTCGTTCCTCATCGGCGCGTTGATCGAACGCTTCCTGATGCGACGCTTCATGGGCGGGGCGGAGGATACCCAGGTGGTGGTCACGGTCGGCCTGCTGACCCTGCTCACCGGCATCTGCGGGTGGCTCTGGTCCTACAACAACCTGCAGTTCCCCTCCCTGTTCCCGTCCTCGGCCTTCACCTTCCTGGGCGCCGCGATCAGCTGGCGGTCCTTCGGCACCTTCCTGGTGATCGCCGGGATCATGGTCCTGTTGCAGCTCCTGTTCCGCCAGACCAAGCTGGGCCTCGCCTTGCGAGCGGTGGCGGACAATCGGCAGTCCGCGTCCTTCGCGGGATTGCCGGTCGGGCGGCTGCTCATGGTCGGCTGGGGGCTGGCCGCCGCACTCGGCGCGGTCGCCGGCGCCCTCGTGGCACCGCGGCTCTCCTTGACCCCGGGCATGCTGGACACCACCCTCGTCTACGCGCTGGCTGCCGTCATCCTCGGCGGGATCACCAGCCCCGTCGGGGTGGTCGTCGCGGCCTGGCTGATCGGCGTCCTGGAGAACCTGGCCGCCGTCTACGTGCCGATCATCGGCCATGACCTGAAGATCGCGGTGCCCTTCATCCTGCTCTTCGTGGTCCTCCTGCTGCGGCCCCAGGGCCTGTTCGGACGCAAGACCGTGGTGCGAGTCTGA
- a CDS encoding PhoX family protein → MLKRHLPMVGHTRGNRLPITCELKCGSACAHEAPNTSSNPHFRDIANAAISRRAALGLGGGLAAAVVIGANALHEAPAAVADNGHYPRGGGKLPFDAIAPVERTVDNMTVPAGYDWAPIIRWGDPLFEDSPEFDLEQQTGESQSKQFGYNSDYLNVISDGGNDRSGYLVNSHEYTNENIMFSPEYLKSNPEDVINAAIAAHGLSVVDLKRAGKGQPWEYVRGGRRNRRITGFSTFTVDGPAAGSELMKTKDDPTGTKVLGTLNNCAGGTTPWGTVLSGEENFNQYFVGSGAAEERRLGISPGPTSRRWETVYPRFNLNNEGFANEANRFGWIVEIDPEDPKSTPVKHTALGRFKHEAGTAVVSRDGYAVVYSGDDQAGDYAYKFVSRKKYRKGDKKHNMTLLSEGTLYVAQFNGNSPESEIDGSGAVPSDGDFDGWGRWIPLVKNDKSLVEGMSVEEVLVNTRLAGDKVGATKMDRPEDMEANPVTGKVYLALTNNSGRTADAVDEANPVAKPNGGNRDGHVIEMIERRGDHTAERFNWNILFLAGDPNQEGNTAYFDGVPLDQVSPVSCPDNLAFDSEGNLWVSTDGQPGKIGYCDALHKVTLEGRNRGLVEQFLAVPADAETCGPVIHDQDNSVFVAVQHPGEGGDWGAHTSYFPDFVPEGPLKGDKVAVPRPAVVQVFSTTGNNSR, encoded by the coding sequence ATGCTGAAGCGCCACCTGCCCATGGTCGGGCACACCCGCGGCAACCGCCTGCCGATCACCTGTGAACTCAAGTGCGGCAGCGCCTGTGCCCACGAAGCTCCGAACACCTCGAGCAACCCCCATTTCCGGGACATCGCCAACGCCGCGATCTCCCGGCGCGCGGCCCTCGGCCTGGGCGGGGGCCTCGCCGCCGCCGTGGTCATCGGCGCGAACGCCCTCCATGAAGCCCCTGCGGCGGTCGCCGACAACGGCCACTACCCCCGGGGCGGCGGCAAGCTGCCGTTCGACGCCATTGCCCCCGTGGAGCGCACCGTGGACAACATGACGGTCCCGGCCGGCTACGACTGGGCCCCGATCATCCGCTGGGGCGACCCGCTGTTCGAGGACTCCCCGGAGTTCGACCTGGAGCAGCAGACCGGTGAGTCCCAGTCGAAGCAGTTCGGCTACAACTCCGATTACCTGAACGTCATCTCCGACGGCGGCAACGACCGCTCGGGCTACCTGGTGAACAGCCACGAGTACACCAACGAGAACATCATGTTCTCCCCGGAGTACCTCAAGTCCAACCCGGAGGACGTCATCAACGCGGCCATCGCCGCCCACGGCCTGTCGGTCGTGGACCTCAAGCGCGCCGGCAAGGGCCAGCCGTGGGAGTACGTCCGAGGCGGTCGCCGCAATCGCCGCATCACCGGATTCTCCACCTTCACCGTGGACGGGCCGGCTGCCGGCTCCGAGCTGATGAAGACCAAGGACGATCCCACCGGCACCAAGGTGCTGGGCACGCTGAACAACTGCGCCGGTGGCACCACCCCGTGGGGTACCGTGCTCTCCGGCGAGGAGAACTTCAACCAGTACTTCGTGGGTTCCGGTGCCGCCGAGGAGCGCCGCCTCGGCATCTCGCCCGGGCCGACCTCGCGCCGCTGGGAGACCGTCTACCCGCGCTTCAACCTGAACAACGAGGGCTTCGCCAACGAAGCCAACCGCTTCGGCTGGATCGTGGAGATCGACCCGGAGGACCCGAAGTCCACCCCGGTCAAGCACACCGCCCTGGGCCGCTTCAAGCACGAGGCCGGCACCGCCGTCGTCTCCCGCGACGGCTACGCCGTGGTCTACTCCGGGGATGACCAGGCTGGCGACTACGCCTACAAGTTCGTCTCGCGCAAGAAGTACCGCAAGGGCGACAAGAAGCACAATATGACGCTCCTGTCCGAGGGCACCCTGTACGTGGCCCAGTTCAACGGCAACTCCCCGGAGTCCGAGATCGACGGGTCCGGTGCGGTTCCCTCCGACGGCGACTTCGACGGCTGGGGCCGCTGGATCCCGCTGGTGAAGAACGACAAGTCCCTGGTCGAGGGCATGTCCGTGGAGGAGGTGCTGGTCAACACCCGCCTCGCCGGTGACAAGGTCGGCGCCACCAAGATGGACCGCCCGGAGGACATGGAGGCCAACCCGGTCACCGGCAAGGTCTACCTGGCACTGACCAACAACTCCGGCCGGACCGCCGACGCCGTGGACGAGGCCAACCCGGTCGCCAAGCCCAACGGCGGCAACCGTGACGGCCACGTCATCGAGATGATCGAGCGCCGCGGCGACCACACCGCCGAGCGCTTCAACTGGAATATCCTGTTCCTGGCCGGCGACCCCAACCAGGAGGGCAACACCGCCTACTTCGACGGGGTGCCCCTGGACCAGGTCTCCCCGGTCTCCTGCCCGGACAACCTGGCCTTCGACTCCGAGGGCAACCTCTGGGTCTCCACCGACGGCCAGCCCGGCAAGATCGGCTACTGCGACGCCCTGCACAAGGTCACCCTTGAAGGCCGCAACCGCGGCCTCGTGGAGCAGTTCCTCGCCGTGCCGGCCGATGCCGAGACCTGCGGGCCGGTGATCCACGACCAGGACAACTCCGTGTTCGTGGCCGTGCAGCACCCCGGTGAGGGCGGCGACTGGGGGGCCCACACCTCCTACTTCCCGGACTTCGTCCCGGAGGGCCCGCTGAAGGGGGACAAGGTGGCCGTCCCGCGCCCGGCCGTCGTCCAGGTCTTCTCGACCACCGGCAACAACAGCCGCTGA
- a CDS encoding MFS transporter, which translates to MSAAERRRRRFGGFRGGPLEQAFQIYAPSAVYAVGLGAIMPAMAPAATAFGASLALAAASVTLVSIGSLVANAPAAWLASRAGERITIIVSAWVGSLGALVTLAAVAGWLPVADHTGLGLLLAGLVIVGMAGAGFNLARQSYLAVAVPGSHRARAMSTLGGTIRIGMFAGPFLGAGLQTVMGLQGAFVVATAAMVLAAGMSFTIKDLPVPGTTPAGSTQPASPTASVTAGPGPRPTMRWLARRHRRVLLTAGIGVMCLSAARASRSAVIPLWATELGLSPAAASAVYGLTGLADLVMFYPSGFLMDRRGRRVVAVFCMAGLALGTALVPLTGSPWWFAAMAVVVGLGNGFGSGIVMTLGADYSPPEGRPQFLALWRQLSDVGMLTGPAVLSAVTGLAGLAFGIWAVAAIAAAGAVIFARSLPKGPGSVADLVAR; encoded by the coding sequence ATGTCCGCAGCCGAGCGCCGGCGTCGCCGATTCGGGGGTTTCCGCGGCGGACCGCTGGAACAGGCCTTCCAGATCTATGCGCCCTCCGCCGTCTACGCGGTGGGCCTCGGCGCGATCATGCCGGCCATGGCGCCCGCCGCCACGGCCTTCGGCGCCTCGCTGGCGCTGGCGGCCGCCTCGGTCACCCTGGTCAGCATCGGCTCCCTCGTCGCCAATGCACCGGCCGCCTGGCTGGCCTCCCGCGCCGGCGAACGCATCACGATCATCGTCTCCGCCTGGGTGGGATCCCTCGGCGCCCTGGTGACCCTGGCCGCCGTGGCCGGATGGCTGCCGGTGGCGGATCACACCGGGCTCGGCCTGTTGCTCGCCGGTCTGGTGATCGTGGGCATGGCCGGCGCCGGCTTCAACCTCGCCCGGCAGTCCTACCTCGCGGTGGCCGTCCCCGGCAGCCACCGGGCCCGGGCGATGTCCACCCTCGGCGGCACCATCCGCATCGGCATGTTCGCCGGGCCCTTCCTCGGGGCCGGACTGCAGACCGTCATGGGCCTGCAGGGAGCCTTCGTGGTGGCCACGGCGGCCATGGTGCTCGCCGCCGGCATGAGCTTCACCATCAAGGACCTGCCCGTACCGGGAACGACGCCGGCCGGCAGCACCCAGCCCGCCTCGCCCACAGCTTCAGTCACTGCCGGGCCGGGCCCCCGGCCCACCATGCGGTGGCTGGCACGCCGGCACCGCCGGGTGCTGCTGACCGCCGGCATCGGCGTGATGTGCCTGTCCGCGGCGCGGGCCAGCCGTTCCGCGGTGATCCCGCTGTGGGCCACGGAACTCGGCTTGAGCCCAGCGGCGGCGTCGGCGGTCTACGGGCTGACGGGGCTGGCCGACCTGGTGATGTTCTACCCCTCGGGGTTCCTCATGGACCGACGGGGACGCCGCGTGGTGGCCGTGTTCTGCATGGCCGGACTGGCCCTGGGCACGGCACTGGTGCCATTGACCGGATCTCCCTGGTGGTTCGCCGCGATGGCCGTGGTGGTGGGCCTGGGCAACGGTTTCGGCTCAGGGATCGTGATGACGCTCGGCGCCGACTACTCGCCGCCGGAGGGCCGGCCCCAGTTTCTGGCGCTGTGGCGGCAGTTGTCCGATGTCGGCATGCTCACCGGACCGGCGGTTCTCTCCGCCGTCACGGGGCTGGCCGGGCTGGCCTTCGGCATCTGGGCGGTGGCGGCGATCGCGGCGGCCGGTGCCGTCATCTTCGCCCGCTCGCTCCCCAAGGGGCCCGGCTCGGTGGCGGACCTGGTGGCCCGTTAG
- a CDS encoding branched-chain amino acid ABC transporter permease: protein MGTQKTGLLRTPWFQLTLALVAVVLLVVAPLLLPIPVNQTLARIGVFAVAVLGLNVIMGYTGQVSLGQIFFLGLGAYVTAYGVEHGWNIALVFLAAVVIPGVAGLIVALAAARLGGLAIAMVTIALPIVGVPLAKRLSEFTGGSQGISARFSSAPGWTGLADDQWQYYLVLGIGGITFLLVFNLVRGKYGRAFRIVKENEAVAGAMGISPYRYKVLAFTIASMVGGVSGFLYMVVVQYTSPETLAFHHSISLLAAMVVGGAGRIIGSLIGGVYYVLVPNFTNEVAPTLTSLIQGAILLLVLFVLPGGIASLPRVLRRWTGRSSRSSPSTPPSTPPNTPPSSASAKEDSP, encoded by the coding sequence ATGGGCACGCAGAAGACCGGACTGCTCCGGACGCCGTGGTTCCAGCTCACCCTCGCCCTGGTGGCCGTGGTGCTGCTCGTGGTGGCCCCCTTGCTGCTGCCCATCCCCGTCAATCAGACGCTGGCGCGGATCGGCGTCTTCGCCGTCGCCGTGCTCGGCCTGAACGTCATCATGGGTTACACGGGGCAGGTCTCCCTGGGCCAGATCTTCTTCCTGGGCCTCGGCGCCTACGTCACCGCCTACGGGGTGGAGCACGGCTGGAACATCGCGCTGGTGTTCCTCGCCGCCGTCGTCATCCCCGGCGTGGCCGGCCTGATCGTGGCCCTGGCCGCCGCCCGGCTCGGCGGACTGGCCATTGCGATGGTCACTATCGCCCTGCCGATCGTCGGCGTCCCCCTGGCCAAGCGGCTCAGCGAGTTCACCGGCGGCTCTCAGGGCATCTCCGCCCGGTTCTCCTCCGCGCCCGGCTGGACCGGTCTGGCCGATGACCAGTGGCAGTACTACCTCGTGCTGGGCATCGGCGGAATCACCTTCCTGCTGGTCTTCAACCTGGTCCGCGGCAAGTACGGCCGGGCCTTCCGGATCGTCAAGGAGAACGAGGCCGTGGCCGGGGCCATGGGCATCTCGCCCTACCGGTACAAGGTCCTCGCCTTCACGATCGCCTCCATGGTCGGCGGTGTCAGCGGGTTCCTCTACATGGTGGTCGTGCAGTACACGTCCCCCGAGACCTTGGCCTTCCACCACTCGATCAGCCTGTTGGCCGCCATGGTGGTCGGCGGCGCCGGCAGGATCATCGGCTCCCTGATCGGTGGCGTGTACTACGTGCTGGTCCCCAACTTCACCAACGAGGTGGCCCCCACCCTCACCTCGCTCATCCAGGGCGCGATCCTGCTGCTGGTGCTGTTCGTCCTGCCGGGCGGCATCGCCAGCCTGCCCCGGGTGCTGCGCCGCTGGACCGGCCGCTCATCACGCTCGTCACCCAGTACTCCACCCAGTACTCCACCCAACACCCCTCCCAGTTCCGCCTCAGCAAAGGAAGACTCGCCATGA